A section of the Choristoneura fumiferana chromosome 5, NRCan_CFum_1, whole genome shotgun sequence genome encodes:
- the Polr2J gene encoding DNA-directed RNA polymerase II subunit RPB11, producing the protein MNAPPTFESFLLYEGEKKVQKEEDTKVTNAAIFTVNKEDHTLGNMIRHQLLKDPKVLFAGYKVPHPLEHKFVLRIQTTSDYTPQEAFMNAITDLTSELSLFEERFKEAIKEKKDGLD; encoded by the exons ATGAATGCACCACCGACATTCGAGTCATTTCTTTTATACGAAGGAGAGAAGAA AGTTCAAAAAGAGGAGGACACTAAAGTCACAAACGCAGCAATATTTACTGTCAATAAGGAAGACCACACTTTGGGAAACATGATCAGGCA CCAACTCTTGAAAGATCCAAAAGTGCTGTTTGCTGGTTACAAGGTGCCACATCCACTGGAGCACAAGTTTGTTCTTCGTATCCAGACCACCTCTGACTACACCCCGCAGGAGGCTTTTATGAATGCCATCACTGACCTCACGTCTGAACTGTCACTGTTTGAAGAAAGATTTAAA gaaGCCATTAAGGAGAAAAAGGATGGATTAGATTAA
- the LOC141428008 gene encoding syntaxin-1A-like, giving the protein MARDRLDALRELAQSDCDADETDEFYNEPETETELKQREFLSEVEEIREMIDKFQKNVEEVKLKQSAILSAGVPDKKTKDELEDLMADIKKTTNKIRGKLKHIEQSIEQEQEELSNRPSRMGADGMAKAKYESAYLRMKKTQHTTLSHQFVEVMTEYNRAQADYRDRHKDRLLRQLELTGQNITDQDLDNLLEQDNPAVFTQGIIMDTQQAKQTLADIEARHADIMKLETSIRELHDMFIDMAMLVESQGEMINRIEFHVENSVDYVEEALVDTKKAIEYQSKARRKKIMMLVCVLIVGLAVVSYISSWILPSGLLW; this is encoded by the exons ATGGCGCGGGACAGATTAGACGCGCTTCGGGAG CTGGCGCAAAGTGACTGTGATGCAGACGAAACTGACGAATTTTACAATGAACCAGAGACAGAAACCGAATTGAAACAGAGAGAATTTCTCTCTGAG GTAGAGGAAATACGAGAAATGATAGACAAGTTTCAGAAAAACGTGGAGGAGGTTAAATTGAAGCAGAGCGCCATCCTGTCAGCAGGAGTACCAGATAAAA AGACTAAGGATGAATTGGAAGACCTCATGGCCGATATTAAGAAAACTACCAACAAAATCAGAGGAAAGTTAAAAC ACATAGAGCAGAGCATCGAACAGGAACAAGAGGAGCTGTCGAACAGACCCTCGCGGATGGGGGCAGATGG TATGGCCAAGGCCAAATATGAGTCAGCGTACCTCAGGATGAAGAAGACACAGCACACGACCCTCTCGCACCAGTTCGTCGAGGTGATGACGGAGTATAACCGCGCGCAAGCCGACTACCGGGACCGGCACAAAGACCGGTTGCTCCGGCAGCTCGAGCTGACCGGCCAGAACATCACCGACCAAGATCTGGATAATCTTCTCGAACAAGATAATCCCGCCGTCTTCACTCAAGGG ATCATAATGGACACGCAGCAAGCGAAGCAGACTCTGGCCGACATCGAGGCGCGGCACGCCGACATCATGAAGCTCGAGACTTCCATTCGCGAGCTGCATGACATGTTTATAGACATGGCGATGCTCGTCGAGTCTCAG GGAGAGATGATCAACCGAATTGAGTTCCACGTAGAAAATTCCGTGGACTACGTCGAAGAGGCCCTTGTCGATACAAAGAAAGCCATAGAATATCAGAGCAAAGCTCGACGG AAGAAGATCatgatgctagtgtgcgtgctGATTGTGGGGCTCGCTGTGGTGAGCTACATATCTTCCTGGATACTACCTTCAG GGTTATTATGGTGA